TGAACCAGTAAAGCAACGGTATGATGAACAGGCTCACTGCCGTGCCTATCGACATCGTTCCTATCATGGCAATGGACAACGGCTTTTGCAGTTCCGAACCCATATCCGAAGAGAATAATAGCGGGACCATGGCGAAAATCGTAGTCAGTGAGGTCATGATAATGGGACGCAGGCGCCTGCGTCCGGCTTCGTGGATGGCTTCCAGCAAAGGGACGCCTGCCTTGCGCAGTTCATTGATTGCGTCTAGTTTCAGGATAGAGTCATTGATTACGATACCGCAGGTGACGATAAGCCCGATGGCTGACATCAGATTCAGTGTATGCCCGCAAATCCAAAGCAGCAAAAGCGCGAATGCAACGTCTATCGGGATTTCCGCCAAGACAAGCAGGGGTTGCAGAAAGCTCTCGAACTGTGCCGCAAGGATGAAATACATCAGCAACAGGGAAATCAGAAGTATCACTACCAGTTCGTCCAGCATTTCCCGGTTCGAGAAGAAGCTGCCGGAAAAGCCGGTATCCCACTCTCCTGTATTTCCGGCTACCTGCTTCACGTCTTTTATCAGCTTGTCCGCATCCCGCACTCCATAAAAATCGAAAGGCACAAATTCCCCGTTACGCCCGGCAGTAATACTCTTCAGGTCTTCGGCAGGAGCCACCTTTACTAGTTCCCGGAGCGGGATATATTCTATATTGCCCTGGTTATCCGGCTGTGTCTGTATCAATGTCTCCTGCAAGACCCTGTTCACGGTCTTTTCATTCCCTGCAATATTAATTGGAAGATACTGCTGGTAAGAATGTAGCATAGTCACGCTGTTTTCACGGAAAGCCGTTTTCAAGACACGGTAAAGTTCATTATAGGAGACACGGTAAAGCAGCAGTTTTTCCTTGCTGATGCTCAGGTTCAACTGATTTTCAAAAGCGATGCCCGTAGGATTGATTCCAGTTTTCCCTGCCAGTTCATGCTCCAGTTTGCGAATCGTTTCCGCTTCCGGTGCCTGTGCCCTGTTGCGTGCATAAAATTCAGCTATGATATCCGGCTCACCCGTCACAAAAAGTTTCTCGAATACCGTCTCCGGTGGAGAGAAAGAAATGACGGAGAGCGGATAACGTTCTTTCAGCCGTCGGTATATTTCCTGTTCCAAAGGAGCTATTTCACTGGAAGTTTCCGTCCGGAAATAAAGTTCCGCTTCGGAAGAGGAAAGTTCCCTTTCCCGGTTCAGGATAAAATCCTGTCTGCCGACAGAAGCCGTCTGTTCCAGAGAGCGGCCGTCCAGTTCCTTAAAAAGTTCGTCCACACGCTTCCTGTTTTCATCCACATGGATATTTTCATTCCATTCTATGCGGACAATCAGTTCGTTTTCTTCGATATCGGGCATCCGCTCCTTGTCTATAAAGAAAAAGAAGAATACACAGAGCGGAATGGAAATGACGCAAAACAATACGCTGAACGTTTTATGACGGAACACCCAGTCTACTCCGGCGTCATAGAAACGGTCCAGTGTATGGTCTTTTATCGGGTTATTGAATTTAAAGGAGAGCCACTTCCATTTCCGGGTGTGGATACCTGCACGGTAGACCAGCAGATAAAGGACGGGAAGCAGCATGATACCTGTAAAATAAGACACCATCAGTCCTACCGTGACGGAGAAAGCCTGGTCGTAGAAGATGGCTCCGGCAATACCGCTCATAAAAATCAGGGGGGCGAATACGGCAATGGTGGTCAGCGAAGAGCTCAGCATGGGGGTCACCACTTCACTTGTTCCTGTGATACAGGCACGACGCAGTGAATATCCCCGTTCGCGGTATTGCGAAATATTCTCGGTCACGATAATCGAGCTGTCAATCATCATTCCCAAAGCCAGAATCAATCCTGCAAGGGAAATGATATTCAGTGACATATTACAAAGGTAGAAGAACACGAAACTGATGACGATGGAAACCACCATGCTGAGCCCGATGACCAACGGGGATTTCACGTCACCCAGGAACAGGACTGCTACCAGGCAGATAAAGAGGAATCCTAAAGAAAGGTTCTGCTGCAGATTGGAAATCGTGAAGTCCAGCAACTCCGTCTGGTTACGGCTGATACTGAAATCAATGTCCGGATATACCCGCTGGAAATACTTCATCGTTCCTACCAGGGAGTTCTTCATCTTGTCCATATTCTCATCCGCCTGCTTGATGACAGCCAGTGTCACCGCACGCTTACCGTTCGATAAAGACACGCCCTTTTCCTTC
The DNA window shown above is from Bacteroides faecium and carries:
- a CDS encoding efflux RND transporter permease subunit, which gives rise to MIKFLIQRPIAVLMAFTACFIIGLVTYSTLPISLLPNIAIPEITVQVSAANTSARELENTIVKPLRSQLIQVSTLKDIHSESRDGAGIIRLSFEFGTNTDLAFIEVNEKIDAAMNYLPKETERPKVIKASATDIPVFYLNLTLKNDSAYSTTTTGQQSFLDLCEFAESVIKRRIEQLEEVAMVDVTGLVERQVQIVPDEDKLAMMGLAIEDIESALSSNNVEPGSMTVRDGYYEYNIKFSTLLRTAEDVENIYLRKGDRIVQLKDFCKVNIVPVKEKGVSLSNGKRAVTLAVIKQADENMDKMKNSLVGTMKYFQRVYPDIDFSISRNQTELLDFTISNLQQNLSLGFLFICLVAVLFLGDVKSPLVIGLSMVVSIVISFVFFYLCNMSLNIISLAGLILALGMMIDSSIIVTENISQYRERGYSLRRACITGTSEVVTPMLSSSLTTIAVFAPLIFMSGIAGAIFYDQAFSVTVGLMVSYFTGIMLLPVLYLLVYRAGIHTRKWKWLSFKFNNPIKDHTLDRFYDAGVDWVFRHKTFSVLFCVISIPLCVFFFFFIDKERMPDIEENELIVRIEWNENIHVDENRKRVDELFKELDGRSLEQTASVGRQDFILNRERELSSSEAELYFRTETSSEIAPLEQEIYRRLKERYPLSVISFSPPETVFEKLFVTGEPDIIAEFYARNRAQAPEAETIRKLEHELAGKTGINPTGIAFENQLNLSISKEKLLLYRVSYNELYRVLKTAFRENSVTMLHSYQQYLPINIAGNEKTVNRVLQETLIQTQPDNQGNIEYIPLRELVKVAPAEDLKSITAGRNGEFVPFDFYGVRDADKLIKDVKQVAGNTGEWDTGFSGSFFSNREMLDELVVILLISLLLMYFILAAQFESFLQPLLVLAEIPIDVAFALLLLWICGHTLNLMSAIGLIVTCGIVINDSILKLDAINELRKAGVPLLEAIHEAGRRRLRPIIMTSLTTIFAMVPLLFSSDMGSELQKPLSIAMIGTMSIGTAVSLFIIPLLYWFIYRKKEEVRKLK